The following are from one region of the Capsicum annuum cultivar UCD-10X-F1 chromosome 1, UCD10Xv1.1, whole genome shotgun sequence genome:
- the LOC107879635 gene encoding probable glycosyltransferase At5g03795 — protein sequence MGIGLQFQSVKKLLLIFGIVIAFFALLSQLLQLPYENYIYSLISNVDGVGFEAETGLANRSNVEVDSVLGFQKSNEKRLNVNSTIEISTYSRQHGKMGNQSDQHLQLKSPAARPSDRDNVIEGSRNKTMSLLPFNDKGLMENQATVFNIDGASIMENKRRRPAPISYMNTLLLQNSISLVRSQWRSAREGELRKAKLQIESSPIIRNIPEVHASIFRNYSKFRRSYDLMENVLKVYVYKEGEKPIFHQPYLRGIYASEGWFMKLMEKNKQFLVKDPKKAHLFYLPFSSLKLREALSNQNFTHQKELKNHLINYIGRISRKYHFWNRSRGSDHFFVACHDWAPRLTRKSMETCVRVLCNSNIAGGFKIGKDVSLPVTYVRSAESPLKDLGGNPPSARPVLAFFAGGIHGYLRPILMQHWSGKEPDMKIFGPMPRDPGGKAKYRELMKSSKYCICARGYEVHTPRVVESIHYECVPVIISDNYVPPLFEVLDWASFSVFVLEKDVPDLRNILLSITEEKYREMQHRLKIVQQYFLWHKNPVKYDLFHMILHSIWYNRVFHVKSK from the exons ATGGGGATTGGACTTCAATTTCAAAGCGTTAAAAAATTGCTATTAATCTTTGGAATTGTTATAGCTTTTTTTGCCCTTCTATCCCAATTACTCCAACTTCCATATGAGAATTACATATATAGTCTTATATCAAATGTTGATGGAGTTGGGTTCGAAGCTGAAACTGGTTTGGCCAATAGGAGTAATGTGGAAGTTGATTCAGTGTTAGGGTTTCAGAAATCGAATGAAAAGAGACTGAATGTAAATTCAACAATAGAGATAAGTACATATTCAAGACAACATGGGAAAATGGGGAATCAATCGGATCAGCATTTGCAGCTTAAGTCACCTGCAGCTCGTCCTAGTGATCGGGACAATGTGATTGAAGGAAGTCGTAATAAGACGATGTCATTGTTACCATTTAATGATAAAGGGTTGATGGAAAATCAGGCTACGGTTTTTAACATTGATGGTGCTTCTATAATggagaataaaagaagaagaccCGCACCAATCTCCTATATGAATACGTTATTGCTGCAGAATTCTATTAGTTTAGTG AGATCACAATGGCGTTCTGCACGCGAAGGGGAACTCCGCAAAGCAAAGCTTCAGATTGAAAGTTCTCCGATAATTAGAAACATTCCAGAAGTTCATGCGTCTATCTTTCGAAATTATTCAAAGTTTAGGAG GAGCTATGATCTGATGGAAAACGTCCTCAAAGTTTATGTTTATAAAGAAGGGGAAAAGCCAATATTCCATCAGCCATATCTGCGTGGTATTTACGCTTCTGAAGGGTGGTTCATGAAACTGATGGAGAAAAACAAACAATTTCTTGTGAAAGATCCCAAAAAGGCCCACTTATTTTATTTGCCTTTTAGTTCTCTAAAGCTAAGAGAAGCtctatcaaatcaaaattttactcATCAGAAAGAATTGAAAAACCATCTGATCAATTACATCGGAAGAATTTCTAGAAAATATCATTTCTGGAATAGAAGCAGAGGATCTGATCATTTTTTTGTTGCTTGTCATGATTGG GCGCCCCGACTCACGAGGAAGAGCATGGAAACTTGTGTTAGAGTTCTCTGCAATTCAAATATAGCTGGAGGCTTCAAGATCGGGAAAGATGTTTCTCTGCCAGTAACCTATGTTCGTTCAGCTGAAAGCCCGCTCAAAGATTTGGGAGGAAATCCTCCTTCAGCAAGACCTGTCCTTGCCTTCTTCGCTGGAGGCATTCATGGTTATCTCCGTCCTATCTTGATGCAACATTGGAGTGGCAAAGAACCTGATATGAAGATTTTTGGGCCTATGCCTCGTGATCCTGGGGGTAAAGCAAAATATAGAGAACTTATGAAAAGCAGCAAATATTGCATCTGTGCCAGGGGTTATGAAGTCCATACCCCAAGAGTTGTGGAGTCCATACACTACGAGTGTGTGCCTGTGATCATATCAGATAACTATGTGCCGCCTCTCTTTGAAGTTCTCGACTGGGCATCATTTTCTGTCTTTGTTTTGGAGAAAGATGTTCCAGATTTGAGAAACATCCTTCTTTCAATTACTGAGGAGAAGTACAGGGAGATGCAGCATAGGCTGAAGATCGTTCAACAGTATTTCCTTTGGCACAAAAATCCTGTAAAGTATGACTTGTTTCACATGATCCTTCATTCAATTTGGTACAACAGggtatttcatg